In Castor canadensis chromosome 6, mCasCan1.hap1v2, whole genome shotgun sequence, the genomic window agtagacaGAAAATGTCTGATGTATACGTGAATGAGTGAGTACAAGTAAACATTGTTTTTAACAATGAGCACAAGCTACAATTCAGACGGTGGAGGGACAGAGGTAAGGATGTCATGCTGGCCATCAAAACGGAGAGATGGCCGAGGTTCTTTCTTTTCCACTCTATCGATAGAGGAAAATTGCAAAAACTCCAAGTGGTAGATGACTCACAGGAGCTCTTCTTGAAAGCAGTGGATGGGAGTCCTAGATATAAAATCCAGCTTTCAACTTTGAAGGTAACTGAAAGAAGGGACTTTCATATCCAAGTTAAATCAGTTGGAAACAAGGTTTCATCCAACACTAAGAGTTAGAAAAGGCATTAAAAAAGATTCCCTAAATTAAAAGATTCTTTATGACTACAATGCTACAGTAAATCAGAATGACTCCCCgcaatgtttattttttgccatACTCCACGAAGTACAGCAGAGCTATGTATAAGTTTATATTGAATGTACACacattttcattaattaattcagTAAAAATTTGTGGGGCTGTTCAGTGccgtggctcaaacctgtaatcctagctactagggagggtATTGATCCGAAGgggttcacaagactccatctcaaccaatggctggatatagtggtgcatacctgttacCTAGGTATGCTGAGAAGCACAAAAAGGAGGATGGtgatcaaagccagcctaggcataaagtgagatcatatctcaaaaataaccaaagcaaagagggTTGacgatgtggctcaagtgatagagcagtgAGGGCCTGAgatccaaccccagtaccacaaataaaaggAGGGCATGTTGTTTCAGCTAAGCaacaattgaaaagaaaaggTAATCCCTGTACTTACATATGTGTATTCAACTAGTGTGTGTAATACTTAGATCCTGattgaattctatttttaaacacTAAGTTGAATGAAAACACATGCGATTTTCTTTTTGACTTTAACAAGACCTACAGGGGCTTCATTGCTTTAATCACCATTCTTCCAGATTCAAAGTCCTCCTTGATTTCTCCTAACCTTCAATTCTGAGCCCCCTTTTTAATTGTTTCtgaaataactttaaaatctAATCTCTTATCACCATCTTCATGCCCACCATCATTTCTTGCCTGAATTACTGCACCTTCCTGGTCTTCCACCTTGCCCCTCTCCAATCCATTTTCCACATACCAGAGTCATCTTTGAATAAATGGACACCATCTCTCTCCTTTTGTAGAGCCTCTTCATTGGCTTCAGATAAAGTCTAAATTCTTAATATAGCATAAAAGGCACTGCATATTTTGCTGTTGAAGTAGTATAGCAAGATTATGATGGAGTAAGGAACTAGGCTAAGTTTGAATCCTAGTTCTGCCTTTTACTAgctgaccttgagcaagttactttaGCTCTCTATCCTCAGTTTtcatatctataaaatggggcaATGATAGAAGCTATCTCATAGAACTGTTACGAAGACTGAATCAGTGTAGAGCACAACACAGTACCTGACACATGGTTTTACATAAGTTTAGCTATTATCCCTCCTAATGTCTTTGTTTTGCTAGCTATTATCCCTCCTAATGTCTTTGTTTTGCCTTGACTGTGTCCTAGTCATTTTGTAGCAGGTTGGCCCTGAAACAGGTATCTGCTTCCAGCTCCTCCCACATCCTCCTATTTGGAATACTCTCTTCCaaatcctcctcctctctccactACCTTCTACCTTAGCATAACCACCAATGCTTTGGGAAGCCTTTCTAGATCAGATTAACTGTTCCTACTATGGGCTTCTATGGCACCCAGGTAGGGTGTAGCCCTGAGGTCAGGATGCCTAGTTAAATTTGAGTGTCAGATAAGGAGGAAAAATCAGTATAAGTATGCAATATTTGGATTTCAGATAAACATTAAGTATTTGTCCCATGCAACATTTGGGACATACTTAGctaaaaatgtatttatctaTCTGACATTTGAATTTAAACAGCTATCTTGTATCTTCTTTGTCAACCCCAAGCCTCTATCATCACCCTTGGACACTTTAATAGTTCAAATAAGTGGGACAAGTGGTTCTTTGTCTCCCCTACAGAGTGTCAGCTCTGTGAGGACAGCACCTGGCATGCAGGCATTCCACCGCTACTGAGAAATGGATGGACCCATTGAGCTAAAACAGCCAGTGCCTCCTGGGACTTGACTCTGGCTATGTGCAAACTCCCTGGAGAACAAAGATTTTCCGTTTAGTGAGTGAGAGCCTCACCCACACGTGGATCAGATGATGGTACTGCTTTTCAAAATATCTTCAGTGTAATCCTATCATTGACACCCAATGTCAATTTTAAGGTGACCCCACTATTTTACATTCAAAAAAGGACTTTGAGTTTTCACAACTCTTTTCACTTGACCCTCAAGGCAAGTAAAAATTCACATGTGACCGATGAGGAAATGGTGAGTGCCAACAAATAGAAATGACAATTTGAACTCCAGGAGTGGAGTTTGTACTGAACTGAACCACAATGATCATCTGGGAGGTGGGGAGAATTGGATTCTTCCTCCTCATTGAGAAGGCTTCTCTGGGAAGAAGTCTGATAGCTGACCCCTCTCCAAGATTCAACCATCTCTCCAGTATGTTCCTCAACAATAGCCTgagaggagacagaggtcaggcaCTTGTACTTTGAAACCTCCACCAGGTGATTCTTGTCCCATTTTGTAGGGGGGGGCGGGGAAATCTGTCATTGTTACAGGTGACACTATTTAATTTGGGAGACTAAACTGAGCTCACTCAGAGTTAGAGAAATCATAGTAACAGTGGCAAGAACCTGAAATCCATTCCTTTTCTCTCATCTGCATCTCTAGGAGACACCATCCCACCCACTATAAAATTTCTAAGGGCAAAAATTTGTACTTTATTACATATACTTTTCAGCTTTCTTCTGGAATAAGGTGAGGTGGGCTGAACCTGCTGCTGCTGTGGCACCCAGCAACCTCACCCCTCGGAGTGCTTCTGGAAAGTTCAGGCTGAGGGTAGCTGGACTTCTGCCTCTGGGAAACGCCTACTAGGTGTTTAGAGGGGTGCTCCAGCACCCCTCTAAAATGTCATAGACCCTCAGGAAGATTTGCTCAGTCCAGAGGAGGACTCCAGCTTGAACCAGGACAGAAGTCTGTGAACTAAACCAGCAGAGCCTTGATGATGTGCCAAAGTCCAGTCGTATCCTTCCTGCCGGCTCACCAACGCCCTCCAGCTCTACTTCTTGAAGCTCCCCAGGATCagggaataataaaaaaaacaaaaaaaaaaaaaaaaagaaagaaaagaaaagggttaAAGGCTAATGGCCTAAACCAGAACAGGCTGTGAGTAATTCAGTTCAACTACAAAGGGCACCCTGCGACAAGTTCTATTCTTAAAACGCCTTCACTTTATTCGGCTTGGAGTGAAAAGCGCGCTGTCTAGAGGACCGCAGGCTTGCTATGTGAGGATCATTTGAGCAGTCTTCTGTTTTGTTGGATCACAGATGCCTGGCTGCCGGGACCAGCtcctacacacacaaatgcagAGGAGCACGCCAAATCTCTGCtccccaaactgaaacaaagttCAGGTGCAAATGAATTCACATTGCTTGTATGGTCCCCAAAGAAAGCTGTGCCGACAACATTCTAGTTCGACTTTGCTTCTAGAACTCAGAAGCAGGCCATTACAAAACTAGGTTTGAGCCTGCATGGAAGGTGCTTGCGATATCAAGACCATTTGGCCGAGGACAAGATGTCCCCTAGGATAATCTTTTCCCGGGGGCAGTCGAACCCCCAGCTTACCTGTTTGGGCCACCGTCCCCACTCCGCGCGCTCAGCTCCCGCCGCTATCCCGGCTCCGGTTGCCCGGGTAACGCGGGACGCGCGCGGAGCCCGCGGCTGATGGCGGGTGCGCCGCGCGGGTGGCAGCGCCTCCTACCCCTTGCGAACAGCGCGGACCTTGCGCCGCCAGCCAGGGCGGGGAAACCGCGGCTCCAGGGCCGCTCTGCGTTCAGCCAATGAGAAGCCGGGGGTGTGGCGGAGGGAAGGGGCGGCCCAGTACTTAGCTCAGCGCCAACTGCCCGGCCCCACCTCCTCGCGCCCTCGCGCACCGTCCGGGCGTTGAGCGTAGTAGAGCGGCTACCTCGCTGTGTCATGgtgaccccctcccccaccagcccCGTGAGCCCTGCTGCCCGGGGAGGGAGGCGGGACAACGACCAGAATCTCCGCGCCCCAGTGAAGAAAAGCAGGTGCCCGCGCCTCCGGAGGAAGGAGCCGCTGCAGCCCCTGAACCCCTGCCCGCTGCCCGGAGACTCCGGCGTTTGCGACCTGTTCGAGTCCCCCAGTTCGGGCTCGGACGGCGCAGACAGCCCTGGGTCGTCAGTGGCGCGGGGCTGCAGCCCTCTGACCGGCCTTGCCCAGCCGTTGACGCCACTAGATCTCCAGACCTTCCGAGACTACGGCCAGAGCTGCTACGCCTTCCGCAAGGCGCAGGAGAGCCACTTCCACCCGCGGGAGTCGCTGGCGCGGCAGCCGCAAGTGAGGCGCTGGGAGAGCCGCTCCCCGCCGCCGCTCTTTCTCTCCCCGgctgttttcctttcctgctgTCTGCACTTCGCGGCGCCCTCGCCAGTGCAGCCCAGGTCCCGCCCCTAGACGGAGCATGAGGGGCCTGCGAGGGCCTGGATCGCCCTCCTCACTTTTCAGATGGAGAAAAGTGGGGCTTAGAATAAATGGCCTGCCCCGAGTCTCCAAGCTAGTTAGTGGGGGCAGCTTGGAGTGCGGACTCCTACCAACCTCGGGCAAGCTATTTAACAATCctaaatttgtttcttcatctgcaaaatgggctaGTCCCCCACCCCCGCCTTCCACTGAATTGCTGAGAGGATTACACGAGGTAAAGTCAGCAACTGCGCTCTGCACAGCGCCAGGCACAAACCCAGGCATCCCCACTCCCAGCCGGGCCAGCGCTCTTCCCGCAGCAACAGGGCCCGCGTGCTTCCCAGTTTCCAGTGCATttaccttttttctcttcttcctgcccaTCTCGAGGGGAAGCTTCCTGGTTTATCTCGTCCCTTCCTTTCTGCAGCCCCCCTTAGCTATAGGTTCAGCCAGCCGCCCCCCTCCCCGCAGGTGACCGCTGAATCCCGCTGCAAACTGCTCAGCTGGTTGATCCCAGTGCACCGCCAATTTGGCCTCTCCTTCGAGTCGCTGTGCCTGACGGTGAACACTCTGGACCGCTTCCTCACCACCACGCCGGTGGCTGCAGACTGCTTCCAGCTGCTGGGAGTCACCTCTCTGCTCATCGCTTGCAAACAGGTACCTCTCCCAGGCGTCAGGGGGCGGGGATGCAGTCTCCTCTCCAGTGCCCGCAGAACTGACAGATGCAGATCTGTATGTGCCACAGCCTTACCTTTCTCAATTCCGCAAACTAGCAATCATTTTCAGCCCCTAAAGAAATAGTCTAGTCAGTCCCCAAAAGCCTCTGTTCTAGTCTTTgcaaaaaaaacctttatttCCCAAACCCTCTATTTAGTCGGACAGTAGATGGAAAGGCTACGCTGAAAGTGCGGTCTAGATGATATAAGTGGAGAGGTGAAGTCTGTGGCAACCTCTCTGGAAGGTGGCGGGGGAAGGTCCTGATTTTCTCCTAGATTTTAGACTGGGGCAGGTCTCAGCCCAGGGAGCCTCGAGGGGAGCTCGTGCTGTGTTGCAGGTAGAGGTGCATCCACCGCGCGTGAAACAGCTCCTAGCGTTGTGCTGCGGCGCCTTCTCCAGGCAGCAGCTCTGCAATCTCGAGTGCATCGTGCTGCATAAACTGCACTTCAGCCTGGGAGCACCAACCATCAGCTTCTTCCTGGAGCATTTCACTCACACGCGCCTGGAGGCCGGCCAGGCTGAGGTCTCCGAAGCCCTGGAAGCACAAGTTCTGGCTCGGGCGGTGGCCGAGTTGAGTTTGGCGGACTATGCCTTCACCAGTTACACCCCTTCCCTGCTGGCCATCTGCTGCCTGGCGCTGGCTGACCGCATGCTGCGGCTCCCGCGCCCCGTGGACCTGCACCTGGGCGAGCATCCCGAGGAGGCGCTACAGGACTGCCTAGGCAAGCTGCAGATGCTGGTGGCTATAAACAGTACCTCCCTGACTCACATGCTGCCCCTTCAGATCTGCGAGAAGTGCAGCTTGTCTCCCAGCTTGCAATAAAGCAGATGCTTGGGTTCCTTTTGTTCCCCTGTTGGGACGCTGGACCTGTCTGTCCCATTGCTTCAGAAGAGTGCAGTATTGATCGAAAACGAAGTGCAGGATTCCTGCTTGCCCGCTTGCGGGTTGTAAATAGTGTACAATAGCAGAATCtagtagttttatttattttgttttgagcaCCCAAGGGAGCTGTCTTTCCCCCAATAAAGAGGCTGTCTGTCCTGGTTTGTCTGAATGCTGCTATTTGCAGTGTCCTTTACAGAAGGAGGAGTCCGCCTGCAATAGGAGCAGTTGACAATTTCAAGGGATCCTCCCCTCCCACAATTCCACTCTGTAGTTTGCATCCCTGTGAGAAAGATCTGTAAGATTCATCCATATCACAGTCCAGGAATAAGATCAAGGTCACTTGTCTTCTTGGTCCCATCACCCTCCTGTGTGGAGGCTAAGGACTGTGTACCTTCAAGGGGCCCAAGGAGTGTGGTGGGGTGTGAGGCAGAGTAGAACACATAGCAGTCCAGTCTGTCCAGAGGGGCCACTGGTTGTACTCACTAGTGCAGGCAAGCACTAGTGCAGTAGACACACTGGCAGAGGTTGAATCGAGAGATACTCCAACATAGAGAATCCCCCGTGCAACATCATGGCAGATGTTGGAAAGGGAAGCTTTGCAGGTTGTAAGGGCTGTTGCAAATTCAGCCCATATCCTCTGCCATCACATAGTTCAGTTCTCATACTGCTACCAGTGAGCCAAGGGTAACAATGGCACGACAGTAATATAGACTATTGAGTGCTTACAGTGCACTAGGTACTGTGCTCAGCATTCATTTTGATCTTCCAAAAATTGTATGCAGCAGTCTGTTAGCCATTTCTCAGAGGATGACATGAAGTACAGAAAAGACTTGGAGACAGGTGATCTCGGGCCAGAATCCCAATCTGTCCACACTGCTAACTATCTGATTGATAGGTTTCTGGAAATTTTCAAAAACCCCTCTTCCTGAGGTAGGTGCCTCACAAGTTATTTACCCCGGGTTCTCCATTCACTGTGGCTATAAAGAATACTCTTGGAGAGCCAACACAGTCCTGGTTTCCAGTCTTGTTATGGGATTTACTTTACAGATGGGGAGATGGGGCATAGGCTTGCTGGGCTTCTACAACTCTACAGTTGTCACGTTATCTTCATTCTGTCATTCTGCTGTAGGTCCATGTGCAGCAAATTTCTGAGCTTTAAAATACCAGGGTTTTTGAGAAGTTTAAATGAGATTAAGCTTAAATGCTGTAAGGTGTTGCATAGTGATTAAAGGCATGTCTCTGCCCAcgtctcatctgtaaaaatgggGATAACAGTAACACTTATTTGATAGAGTAAAAATAGGCTCTAAGGAGATGTTCTTCATCCCACACCAGCACAGGTCCTGGCACACAGCAAGTCATCACTCAAGAAGGGGGTAGGCAGAGAGATTATGCAGAAAAGAAACTtagaacaaagaaatagaaagcaaatagGGGGAAAATGTTAATAATTGGGGGTGAACATATGGttcattgtacttttaaaaatattctgtatgaTTGAAAAAAATCCTATAATACAAATCCCAGtcgccaggtgccagtagctgatgcctataatcctagctactcaggaagcagagatcatgaggatctcagaagccagctggggcaaatagtttgtaagaccctatcttgaaaaatacctaacacaaaacaaggctggcagagtggctcaagtgatagacaacctgcctagcaattgaaaagccctgagttcaaaccccaataccaccagaaaaaaaaaaaatcccagtcatGTTCTACTAGTCAGAGTAAGTCAAAATGTATGCCAAATAATAACAAACTCAAAGAAAATTTAGAGAAACTTCTTTGCTCTTCTCTGCATGTGCTACTCCTGAGTGCTCTAGAGAGCCTGGATGCCTTACCTTTGGGTTCCTGAGAGCAATCTTCCCTGGATATGTAGATAAATTAAGTTCCCCAGGAAATTTCCTCTCCTTGACTCTGTAAAGAGGAGTGGTGATTTCTAAAACTGGGGAAAAGCAGTGGTGGTGAAAAAGGACAAGAAAGACCTTATCACTTGCGTCAAGTCCCaaactgtgtgtgtggggggggcattAACTTGGCTGTAAAGAAGGTGAGGTCTGGCCCTTCTATAAAGGAGTGACTTTGGAGGAAGTGTCTTCACCAGTATCATTCTATCAAATCCCCTAAAACCTGGTCCCTGTCTTGGCACTAAGATCTCCACGAAAGAAAGTAATGATTGTTTCCAGAATCATCTAGAGTAGGAGTTATATAATCATGCTACTCTAGTTCCTGTTGCCACAGATAATTTAATATACAATGCCCATGTTTTTCTACCTCAATTTGGGACTCATTGTGTGATGGTCTCCTGTATGTAGAGACCTCCCCCAGACTCAGCCAAGAGTTTCCCTACTAATTTCATAAACTGGAAAGAAGATAAAGACATGGGTTGTGATGGACTGGCTAGTGGCTGAGCTACTCAGGAACTAGGGATCAGAACAAGGAACAGGCTGTGGGAAGCTGGAAGTAAAACGAAAGGGCcaccttaaaatatatatatatattgcccATACTAAGAATGTGTCACTGCATGAACAATCACACTCATCTTTACAGCAACTCTGTTGAGGTAGGTGTTACTGTTTTTCCTAAAGACCCAGGACTCACTGATGGAGTCTAGTCCCCATCCTTGTGCACTGCACTTTGACCCAAAGCCAGATCTCCTCTCCACCAGCAATACCAAACCAGTTCTAGCCCTGGGTGACTTGCCTCTCTTCACCTCTGCTCCTGCACATACAGATGGGTCAGAGGGTTTCCAGGTCTAATGCAGCCCACCATGGGTTATCCTCCACCACCATTAAGGGTATCTTGTTTCTTAAACCAGACAATGGGTACAAATAAAAGAGGACCACGGAAGTTTAAAAGAGGCCTTTTTGCTTCTACTACTaggtgtaagaaaaaaaaaacaggttttcttACTAGgtgtaagaaaaaaagagtacagCAAAAGAGTACACGGACCCCAGTTTCACATGATTGTTCACAATGGATGGATCTGAGTGGTCCTGAGACTGGTCCCCTCACCCAGAGATGCTCTTTCCTGGAAGATGCCCCTTCCTGGTATAGAACTCCAGTTTGGGAAGCAGAGTAAGACTGCTGTCCAGCAGCAGAGGCCAGCCGGGATGGGCAGTTGAGGCCACCAGTGGAGGCAGGGATGAGGTTTCAGGGGCTTTGGGACTATCTGGGATTTTCAGAAGTGGGAGGAGTATTTGTGGATGTCATCTTTTCTTAATTGATCCTTTAAAAAAGGTTGTGCTCAGGCGCCAACCTGAAGAAGGGGTGAGCTGGAGTGCTGAACAGAGCTCTTGGCATTAGGCCAAGAGGCCACGTGCAAGTCCGTGAGTCAAAACCCAGAATGCTGCCCAGGTTTGAGGGGCAGGGGTTGGGAAAGGAAGGGATTTCTGTAATCTGAGGACTGCTGTCTGGCAGAGCAAACGTGGAGTCCGGTTTTAGCTGGTGTCACTCCACGTTTATTGTGGGCGTTGGAGCTGgagtgggaagaaaaggaaataatcctTAACTTTTCCATCCTCGCTGTCAGTAAATCGGAAGGCGGTACTCAGGGCTAGGGACCGGTAGGGCTCGCCtgccccttctttccctcccttcgcCTGGCGCGGCCAGCAGACTGCGGCGCCAAGCTTGCAGAAAGGGCGCTCGCGGGCCCGGGGCCGCGCGCTCGCTGCTCCCGGGGGAAGCCGGGTTGCCAGGTTGGGTTAACGCCTCCGCCCGCTCGCAGATTGTCCCGGGCTGAAGGCGCCACCTCTGGCGCCCAGGCGCGAGCCGCCCCTCCCGCGCActatcctccctctcctccccgccCTCCCTCTGCTCCTCCCCGGCCACGCGCCTTCCCCGACCTCGGGCCGACTTCAGAGCCCGCAGGCGGAGGAGCGCACGGTGCGGTCGCCATCCCAGCCCCAGCCGCCGCCTCCCAGCAGTCGGCGCAGAAGCAAGATGCAGACATGGGGGGGAGGCGCGGAGGGACGCCGGGCCTTCGACAGCATCTGCCCCAACAGGATGTTGGAACTGCCGAGTCGGCCCCTTGGCAAGCCAGGGAAATCCGAGGGGAAGGTAAGGTCGCTGGCCGGGATCCCGCCGGGTCTGCGAGCTCTGTGTCCTGAGGACTGACCGTATGCATCATTTGTGTGCCTGGATAGTTCATCCCTCCCCGGAAATTCTTTTCGGGATGCAGCGATGGCAGCCCGGTGTCGGTGTACGAGGATCCCCCAGACTCAGAGTCCGCTGCGCTGCCAGGTGAGCTCCGAGGCACCTGCGCGACCCCTCGGATTCCCCGTGCCGGGTGGGTGCAGTGCGCGCGGCCGGGAGGTTCTCGCCCCCGGGCTCCGATGTCCTGGCGAGGGTTCCAGCGGCAAGTCTGGAGTAGAGGCTCAGGGTCCCCCGGCGCGTGTCTCCCGGTCTCCCCGCGCAGCCCTCACCACCATAGACCTGCAGGACCTCGCCGACTGCACCTCGCTACTCGGGTCCGACGCGCCGCCTAGTGGTGACCCGGCAGCCTCTCAGGTACCTTCCCTTTCCGTGGAGTCTAGCGGCCTCTTGTTACAGGAACCCCTCTGGAATATGATGGGTTTATTTCTGCAAAGGTTGGTCTTGGGATGAGACACACACGTTCAACTGGAGGGAGGTGGTGTGCGGGAACCACAGCCCCCCTAGATCTGAACTTTTCTCCTCCCCAA contains:
- the Ccno gene encoding cyclin-O, producing the protein MVTPSPTSPVSPAARGGRRDNDQNLRAPVKKSRCPRLRRKEPLQPLNPCPLPGDSGVCDLFESPSSGSDGADSPGSSVARGCSPLTGLAQPLTPLDLQTFRDYGQSCYAFRKAQESHFHPRESLARQPQVTAESRCKLLSWLIPVHRQFGLSFESLCLTVNTLDRFLTTTPVAADCFQLLGVTSLLIACKQVEVHPPRVKQLLALCCGAFSRQQLCNLECIVLHKLHFSLGAPTISFFLEHFTHTRLEAGQAEVSEALEAQVLARAVAELSLADYAFTSYTPSLLAICCLALADRMLRLPRPVDLHLGEHPEEALQDCLGKLQMLVAINSTSLTHMLPLQICEKCSLSPSLQ